In Lacrimispora indolis DSM 755, a genomic segment contains:
- a CDS encoding phosphotransferase enzyme family protein encodes MSKRVEYTAIGKVKSALQCVKEIIGKLKRNITMPLDIKTYWDIKGEPVATTPTTWEVEGKYILKLVKADDNVHSNIRLSAALRADGVPVPHILPTKDGRDYVATQEGCYLLMEKLEGSHVREVFQQDYAAIAYQTGIIIAKIHCALMTITHIQIDRPPFDEELRGWISNGLSAGNLLTQEEWSKPIEELCRIYPLLPKQQIHRDLHYGNLLFEGTTLTGVLDFDLGKQDARLFDIAYFLLGQLSGQKDLAEIKDKWLTFVSHFLSGYESINVLEENEKKALPFMMQCIELMFMVFWQRQANQEAAEETINILKFVKQML; translated from the coding sequence ATGAGTAAAAGAGTTGAATATACGGCGATCGGTAAGGTTAAGTCTGCCTTGCAGTGTGTGAAAGAAATTATTGGGAAACTGAAAAGGAATATAACTATGCCATTAGATATTAAAACATATTGGGATATTAAAGGAGAGCCAGTTGCCACTACACCAACAACCTGGGAAGTGGAGGGAAAGTATATCTTAAAGCTGGTGAAAGCAGATGACAATGTACATAGTAATATAAGGCTTTCCGCAGCATTACGTGCAGATGGGGTTCCGGTACCACATATTCTGCCGACAAAGGATGGCAGGGATTATGTGGCGACACAAGAGGGCTGTTATCTGTTGATGGAGAAGCTGGAAGGCAGTCATGTAAGAGAGGTATTTCAGCAAGACTATGCAGCCATTGCTTACCAAACCGGCATTATTATTGCAAAAATCCACTGTGCACTTATGACAATAACCCATATACAGATTGATAGGCCTCCTTTTGATGAGGAGCTGCGAGGCTGGATCAGCAATGGACTTTCTGCCGGCAATTTGCTGACACAAGAAGAGTGGTCTAAGCCAATAGAAGAACTTTGCAGAATTTACCCCCTGCTGCCAAAGCAGCAGATTCACCGGGATCTGCATTATGGCAATTTGCTGTTTGAAGGCACAACGTTGACCGGTGTACTGGATTTTGACCTGGGTAAACAGGATGCCCGCTTGTTTGACATAGCTTATTTCCTGCTGGGGCAGTTATCAGGTCAGAAAGACCTTGCGGAAATAAAGGATAAGTGGCTTACATTTGTCAGCCATTTTCTTAGCGGATATGAAAGTATTAATGTGTTAGAAGAAAATGAGAAAAAAGCATTGCCTTTCATGATGCAGTGCATTGAGCTTATGTTTATGGTCTTTTGGCAGCGGCAAGCAAATCAGGAAGCAGCTGAGGAAACGATTAATATTTTAAAATTTGTAAAACAGATGTTATAA